One part of the Prosthecobacter vanneervenii genome encodes these proteins:
- a CDS encoding PAS domain S-box protein, translating into MKTRKTSTTAVPAPPHALLTPDSYRTVVEDLTELICRFRPDGTITYVNEVYCRFFGKTHEELIGMPWQPSVVADDLSLIEGRLRMLSPKTPVVVIENRVYDGKKRVRWMEFVNRAFFDAQGHLQEMQSVGRDITERVQAEQRLQEGEQRWKFALESSGFGVWDWDLASNKIFRSSQFKMMLGFGANEWIPGSENGWHPLVHPDDLAGTEKAVNDHLTCKSDDFVHEFRMRCKDGSWKWVMGRGKVIVRDVENRALRMTGTLEDISRRKAAEEREAHNLQLIVEGAPYTAVLEAIVRSVEAGNQGMRCSIMLADKTGTRLEMVAAPSLPEYVKKALDGTPISPDIGICGVATFTGKRVICADIRSEPRLEAYHRLSEKARLSSCWSEPVVSGTGQVLGAFACYRREIHNPDQAEIQTITAAARLAALAIEGEKRRLELLVSEERYARAMRATTDGLWDWNLITGGTYLSPRWKQMLGFDDDEPLGTDQEAFMSRLHPEDWPRVKAARQEHFDKRVPYQVELRLRTKKGDFRWFLTRGEADWDEQGQPIRMTGTISDISDRKQAEQALRESEQRFRAVFEQAAVGVAEMDTVTGRFLNVNQRICEINLRTRAEMLKLTFKELTCAEDLPRSLERMEALKAGKIRNYNLEKRNILPDGTVKWVNLTVSPMWLPGEEPLRHVAVVEDITERKRVEQALQESEQRFRAVFEQAAVGVAVIDTPTGRFLSVNQRMCEINRRSSEEMLKLTFMDITCSDDLQDDLSQMEALKAGKIPSFKLEKRNVGPDGEQHWIHLTVSPMWRPGEPPLRHIAVVEDITERKQVELNYLRELAYNQALVSHTSAFIAVLDLEGRFVHANSAFSATMGYAQEQIIGKTPWELGLMDEAETARSQERFARLMRGEENPPADSRMRTKSGEWRYVEIRSTVTRKPDGTYDRIVVTGTDMTERNRLQQEVLRVVEQEQARVGHDLHDGVGQTMTGIVSLVEALESDLAGDTRQQAQRIHELLRQSVSEVRRMSHGLSPTGVKYRGLVGALRLLAETVRTNFRTPCECNVDPAIAPQANDIETHLFRIAQEAVNNALRHGKPSQVKISLQQVGPKEAELRIEDDGAGMKKPKSGKKNGIGVRVMDYRANLIGARLTIKNKVKRGVVVTCRFDIAAGKK; encoded by the coding sequence ATGAAGACACGCAAGACTTCAACCACTGCGGTGCCTGCGCCCCCGCATGCGTTGCTGACCCCAGATTCCTACCGCACGGTGGTGGAGGATTTGACGGAGCTGATCTGCCGTTTTCGACCGGATGGCACCATCACGTATGTGAACGAGGTGTACTGCCGCTTTTTTGGCAAGACGCATGAAGAACTGATAGGCATGCCCTGGCAGCCTTCAGTCGTGGCAGACGATCTTTCTCTGATCGAGGGCCGGCTCCGAATGCTCTCGCCGAAGACTCCGGTGGTAGTGATTGAGAACCGGGTTTATGACGGCAAAAAGCGCGTGCGGTGGATGGAATTCGTCAACCGCGCCTTTTTTGACGCGCAGGGGCATTTGCAGGAGATGCAGTCGGTGGGGCGTGACATTACCGAGCGGGTTCAGGCAGAGCAGCGTTTGCAGGAAGGCGAGCAAAGGTGGAAGTTTGCCTTGGAAAGTTCTGGGTTTGGCGTGTGGGACTGGGATCTCGCGAGCAACAAGATCTTTCGTTCCAGCCAGTTCAAAATGATGCTTGGCTTTGGGGCCAATGAGTGGATACCCGGTTCAGAAAACGGCTGGCACCCCCTGGTGCATCCGGACGATCTGGCCGGAACAGAGAAGGCGGTGAATGACCACCTGACATGCAAATCGGACGATTTTGTCCATGAGTTTCGCATGCGGTGCAAAGACGGTTCGTGGAAGTGGGTGATGGGCCGTGGGAAAGTCATAGTGCGAGATGTGGAGAACCGTGCTCTGCGAATGACGGGGACCTTGGAGGACATTTCGCGGCGCAAGGCTGCTGAAGAGCGTGAGGCACACAATCTGCAGCTGATCGTCGAAGGGGCCCCATACACAGCCGTGCTGGAGGCCATTGTGCGCAGTGTCGAAGCGGGCAATCAGGGCATGCGCTGCAGCATCATGCTGGCAGATAAAACAGGCACCCGGCTGGAAATGGTCGCTGCTCCCAGTCTGCCAGAATATGTCAAAAAGGCCCTGGATGGCACTCCCATCTCGCCTGACATCGGCATCTGTGGGGTGGCCACCTTTACCGGCAAGCGAGTGATCTGTGCGGACATCCGCTCTGAACCTCGGCTGGAGGCCTACCACAGGCTCTCGGAAAAAGCCCGGCTGAGCTCCTGCTGGTCGGAGCCTGTAGTCAGTGGAACAGGGCAGGTGCTAGGTGCCTTTGCCTGCTATCGGCGGGAGATTCATAATCCAGACCAGGCAGAAATTCAGACGATCACTGCGGCAGCACGACTGGCGGCGCTGGCCATCGAGGGGGAGAAACGCCGGCTGGAACTCCTGGTGAGCGAGGAGCGCTATGCGCGAGCCATGCGCGCCACTACTGACGGCCTGTGGGACTGGAACCTCATCACGGGAGGAACTTACCTCTCGCCACGCTGGAAGCAGATGCTGGGCTTTGATGATGATGAGCCTCTAGGGACCGATCAGGAGGCCTTCATGTCTCGTCTGCATCCGGAAGACTGGCCGCGGGTGAAAGCTGCGAGACAGGAGCATTTTGACAAGCGGGTGCCCTACCAGGTGGAACTGCGGCTGCGAACCAAGAAAGGTGATTTTCGCTGGTTTCTCACCCGAGGAGAAGCCGACTGGGATGAGCAAGGCCAGCCCATACGCATGACGGGCACCATTTCGGACATCTCGGACCGGAAGCAGGCCGAACAGGCATTGCGTGAGAGTGAGCAGCGGTTCAGGGCTGTCTTTGAGCAGGCTGCTGTCGGTGTGGCAGAGATGGATACCGTCACCGGCCGCTTCTTGAACGTAAACCAGCGCATCTGTGAGATCAATCTGCGCACCCGGGCGGAGATGCTGAAGCTGACCTTCAAAGAGTTGACCTGCGCGGAGGATCTTCCTCGATCGCTGGAGCGAATGGAAGCTCTGAAAGCCGGAAAAATCCGCAATTACAACCTCGAGAAGCGCAACATCCTCCCGGATGGAACTGTGAAGTGGGTCAATCTTACCGTCTCACCCATGTGGCTGCCCGGTGAAGAGCCACTGCGTCATGTGGCGGTGGTGGAGGACATCACCGAGCGCAAACGCGTGGAGCAGGCGCTGCAGGAGAGCGAGCAGCGTTTCCGCGCTGTATTTGAGCAGGCGGCCGTAGGAGTGGCTGTCATTGATACGCCGACCGGGCGCTTTCTCAGCGTGAACCAGAGGATGTGCGAGATCAACCGTCGCAGCTCCGAGGAAATGCTGAAGCTGACCTTCATGGACATCACCTGCTCAGATGACTTGCAGGATGATCTCTCACAAATGGAAGCTTTGAAGGCTGGAAAGATCCCCAGCTTTAAACTGGAAAAGCGCAACGTGGGCCCTGATGGCGAGCAGCATTGGATTCATCTGACTGTTTCGCCGATGTGGCGCCCTGGCGAGCCGCCTTTGAGGCACATTGCTGTCGTCGAAGATATCACTGAGCGAAAGCAGGTGGAGCTGAATTATCTGCGGGAGCTGGCCTACAATCAGGCGCTGGTCAGCCATACATCTGCCTTTATTGCCGTGCTTGACCTCGAAGGGCGGTTTGTGCATGCAAACTCCGCATTCAGCGCCACGATGGGGTACGCGCAAGAGCAGATCATCGGCAAGACACCATGGGAGCTCGGGCTTATGGATGAGGCGGAGACGGCTCGCTCCCAGGAGCGCTTTGCCCGGCTGATGCGTGGGGAGGAAAATCCCCCTGCCGACTCTCGCATGAGGACAAAAAGCGGTGAATGGCGCTATGTGGAAATCCGCAGCACCGTCACACGCAAGCCTGATGGCACCTATGACCGTATCGTCGTCACCGGCACGGACATGACGGAACGCAACCGTCTGCAGCAGGAGGTGCTGCGCGTGGTGGAGCAGGAGCAGGCGCGCGTGGGCCATGACCTGCATGATGGTGTGGGCCAGACCATGACCGGCATCGTTTCGCTGGTGGAGGCGCTGGAGTCGGATCTTGCAGGAGATACCAGGCAGCAGGCCCAACGTATTCATGAACTGCTGCGCCAGTCGGTTTCTGAAGTGCGCCGCATGTCGCACGGACTTTCTCCCACAGGAGTCAAATACCGCGGCCTTGTGGGGGCGCTGCGACTGCTGGCTGAGACCGTGAGGACTAATTTTCGCACGCCTTGCGAGTGCAATGTGGACCCTGCCATTGCACCTCAGGCCAATGACATCGAGACGCATCTTTTCCGCATCGCCCAGGAGGCAGTGAATAATGCGCTGAGGCATGGCAAACCATCGCAGGTGAAAATTTCCCTTCAGCAGGTAGGCCCCAAGGAGGCGGAGCTGCGCATTGAGGATGATGGTGCAGGCATGAAAAAGCCCAAGTCCGGGAAGAAAAACGGGATCGGGGTTCGGGTGATGGATTACCGCGCCAACCTCATTGGGGCCCGGCTGACGATTAAAAACAAGGTCAAGCGTGGCGTGGTGGTGACCTGCCGCTTTGACATCGCCGCGGGCAAAAAATAA
- a CDS encoding alpha/beta hydrolase, translated as MKLLPALLLVSSSLFAADPVVVKLWPGGAPEKPGVKIEAEKEVPKKSAEDVVRITNVTDPMITVFKPEKPNGTAVLVCPGGGYGILAYEHEGSQVCDFLVKHGVTGILLKYRVPKRDPKDPGREALQDAQRAMGIIRHRAQEWGLKPDRIGILGFSAGGHLTVMTSLHANERTYTTDPALDVEDATPNFAIPVYPAYLVSKDDISHLLPGFEVTAKSPPMCLVHANDDPWPASASALLYIEYKKLNIPCELHIYAKGGHGFGMRKSGGPVNDWPDRVAEWMKSMGYIP; from the coding sequence ATGAAGCTCCTTCCCGCTCTTCTGCTTGTCTCTTCGTCGCTTTTTGCTGCGGATCCCGTCGTTGTGAAACTCTGGCCTGGCGGAGCACCTGAAAAGCCGGGGGTGAAGATCGAGGCTGAAAAGGAGGTGCCGAAAAAGTCTGCGGAGGACGTGGTTCGCATCACCAATGTGACCGATCCTATGATCACGGTCTTCAAGCCTGAGAAGCCCAATGGCACTGCGGTGCTGGTATGCCCTGGTGGCGGCTATGGCATCCTGGCTTATGAACATGAGGGGTCTCAGGTGTGCGATTTCCTGGTGAAGCATGGTGTCACCGGCATCCTGCTCAAGTATCGCGTGCCAAAGCGCGACCCCAAAGATCCTGGCCGCGAGGCGCTGCAGGATGCACAGCGCGCCATGGGAATCATCCGCCATCGCGCTCAGGAGTGGGGGCTGAAGCCGGACCGCATCGGCATCCTGGGTTTTTCTGCCGGCGGGCATCTTACGGTCATGACGTCTCTGCATGCGAATGAGCGGACCTATACGACTGATCCCGCGCTGGATGTGGAGGATGCCACGCCGAATTTCGCCATTCCCGTGTATCCGGCTTACCTTGTGAGCAAAGATGACATCTCGCATCTTCTGCCGGGCTTTGAAGTCACGGCCAAATCGCCGCCCATGTGCCTTGTGCATGCCAATGACGATCCCTGGCCCGCCAGCGCCAGCGCCCTGCTCTACATTGAGTACAAGAAGCTTAACATCCCCTGCGAACTGCACATTTACGCCAAAGGCGGCCATGGCTTTGGCATGCGCAAGAGCGGCGGCCCTGTGAATGACTGGCCAGACCGTGTGGCCGAATGGATGAAATCCATGGGCTACATTCCCTGA
- a CDS encoding alpha-2-macroglobulin family protein: MKTIFSLALLPAMALAFAAASHAAPAKGKSDSNPPPAQELHADITISPEELAPESTIEVVFPTPMVGKDQIGKNAATSPLVVVPELTGTFEWTSTRSGQYHLTQAPKFASSYEFKLRSGLADLTGKPVAAEKLDSVNSASFRIIDQHPRWLDDSSQNRTPRLLFEFNDSVNPAEAVKHVKFVSESSPHPVVAKIRHATGKDFTRMSCDPQATWAEQISKVKPALTDDAARLSAIIVEPETPLAVGKWQLSIAQTLSNTSGVNQIATGDDIQLGEIKPFAVNGIGAHTPFDDDYYIDVDFNKRLMPSSDEEITDEMRAAFAQKLAPFVSIQRLSLGQKLAAVVNKDEGPLKGLKVEILGRTLRFSGPFEPNKKYSVTVDAAMTSGDNLPLQANFKDEVTFVPNPPYVAAPTFISAQLAKGDAGYEFSAANVKQVRVRAKRLNGPELLKALDLYRGYRTAYYGNDKQKAAYKTQSIDAYPGTQVYDRSFPVSKPLDHSEILKLNWREVLGDFPAAPLFIELEGSAAAGVEGKGVITQTLVQFTDLGIMQKSNRRESMIFVTSLETGSPVPGVRLTLVDNDLKLIGYGDTDASGIATAPGATPAFVLAEKNGDCAVIECGDGGISIPYDISQAYENVWQPQRRTFVFSDRPLYKPGDTAHFKAHTRLLSGDDLSLDPAEVEGRLVIRDPRYRVVVDKPVKFATNGAWADDVVLPTGPAGWYDLSINLKSPNPNSQSDSGGGMSFRIDDYKPNTFEVKLDTQGIKFQPDRIHLPLSANYYMGKALSAAKVQWSASSQRDYQPPEAYSAYHFGEAPAWAHYAQDRDADGDYSGNSNDQTESEWFVNGNIFLGEDGAATLEMPQPPPDRAALPQRVRVNAEVTDINEQTISSAAEFEVPGANFLLGLKGPDYFGTAGKAMQLEVVAIDSKGAPAAGPVHVEFKVERQEYHTLKIATAGGGSTTKDQVILREELKQSVDLKPATAGSAPSIGIPFTPAAGGVYFVTAEATDAKGAKVLSRMPFYAVGGKEFPWAMEDGNRMNLLPEKTTLKPGEDAVIVVKTPIAGTALVTVERNKLHRQFVTELTLDNPIIRVPLAEDEFPNVFVSVIVIRGSAASTKQHKMPEYRIGYCELKVDSDAKDLKIAVKPDRDEVRPAEEVKITTTITDAKGVVMPGADVTLYAVDEGVLSLMKHETPDPSAYFHAEFPLAVDSFTSFGSLLSEEAAERDRGNKGFLVGGGDGDGNGPNMEVRKNFVATPLWLASGTTDGQGRLTASVTAPDNLTRYRIMAVAAHGADRFGHAESAFKINKPLMIEPAVPRFARLGDEYLVKAVVHNTTPNAGAVEVSLELDDTASFIQEKRDFIPASLKAPAGGTAKLQKITLQIKAGQTAATAFPVQFVQLGTAKWKWTVRSVEWPAAVSDGMESTFEVNHPVPELRYVSYPLLKADQPNENLIKEVNPALLEGEGSLTLGISNSRLYEARDAIDYVLHYPYGCVEQTTSSTMPWLALGKYDTLFPDQLGGGKAKQAIQAGVNRLLQMTTDEGGLAYWPGGTESSFWGSAYGGMMLLRARDMGADVPADTINKLVEFLSKKLRGLDEEKDLYNITDSALALYTLAKAGKPEPAYQNLLFGKREHLPEIARLYLALSMCLTNAPEQQIKDTLGWRPVEHAAPSKADSKAKTAKAEPKPKATAPAPRPVVWSHWAGNGANKALRLICYTHLGLTEDAEHLALSILQSRNGRGEWGNTFTNAWTLTALAAYERSLKKSGEPLTATGHWDTQAVPLNLAAGFSSNRVNFALNQALSSKPLSVELPAGREVFGRIEARSFPPQRDFAGENKGYAIERSYEKLNMDGSTSGIEDLRVGDMVVVTLKIEIGGGDRYLAIDDGLPGVFEAINPEFGTQSEREGDQLPDGTQAWFCDHREIRTDRALFFTDYAPAKGKFSLQYLARVIAEGDTIAPPARIEAMYQPEKYGLSPTQRIRTLPASNAKVAGK, translated from the coding sequence TGTCGCTGCGGAAAAGCTCGACTCCGTGAACAGTGCGAGCTTTCGCATCATCGATCAACACCCACGCTGGCTGGATGACAGTTCGCAGAACCGCACGCCACGTCTTCTCTTTGAGTTCAACGACAGCGTGAACCCCGCTGAGGCCGTCAAGCACGTCAAGTTTGTGTCTGAATCTTCACCGCATCCGGTGGTGGCCAAAATTCGCCATGCCACGGGCAAGGACTTTACTCGTATGAGCTGTGATCCGCAGGCCACCTGGGCGGAGCAGATTTCCAAGGTGAAGCCAGCGCTCACGGATGATGCGGCGCGGCTCAGCGCCATCATCGTCGAGCCTGAGACGCCTCTGGCCGTGGGCAAATGGCAGCTCAGCATCGCGCAGACACTGAGCAACACCTCGGGGGTCAATCAGATTGCGACGGGAGATGACATCCAGCTAGGTGAGATCAAGCCCTTTGCGGTTAATGGCATTGGCGCGCACACGCCTTTCGATGACGACTACTACATCGATGTCGATTTCAACAAACGCCTCATGCCTTCGTCGGATGAAGAAATCACTGATGAGATGAGAGCTGCTTTTGCGCAGAAGCTGGCACCCTTTGTCTCCATTCAGCGCCTTTCATTGGGGCAAAAACTGGCAGCGGTTGTCAACAAAGATGAAGGTCCGCTCAAAGGGCTGAAGGTCGAGATTTTGGGCCGCACGCTGCGGTTCTCCGGCCCCTTTGAGCCAAACAAGAAGTACTCCGTCACTGTCGATGCCGCGATGACTTCGGGGGATAATCTGCCCCTGCAGGCCAACTTCAAAGATGAGGTTACCTTCGTCCCCAATCCCCCTTATGTGGCAGCGCCGACTTTCATCAGCGCCCAGCTGGCCAAGGGAGATGCGGGTTATGAATTCAGCGCCGCCAACGTCAAGCAGGTGCGAGTACGCGCCAAGCGCCTCAATGGTCCTGAGCTGCTGAAGGCGCTGGATTTGTACCGTGGCTATCGCACCGCTTATTACGGCAATGACAAGCAGAAGGCCGCTTACAAGACGCAGTCCATCGATGCTTATCCGGGCACCCAGGTGTATGACCGCAGCTTTCCAGTCAGCAAGCCGCTGGACCACAGCGAGATCCTAAAGCTGAACTGGCGCGAGGTGCTGGGAGATTTTCCCGCAGCGCCTTTGTTCATCGAACTCGAAGGCAGTGCCGCAGCAGGAGTGGAGGGGAAGGGCGTCATCACACAGACGCTGGTGCAGTTTACCGACCTTGGGATCATGCAGAAGAGCAATCGGCGTGAGTCCATGATCTTTGTAACCTCCCTGGAAACGGGGAGCCCGGTGCCCGGTGTGCGGCTCACGCTGGTGGACAATGATTTGAAGCTCATCGGCTATGGCGACACAGATGCCAGCGGCATTGCCACTGCTCCGGGGGCCACGCCTGCCTTTGTGCTGGCGGAAAAGAATGGCGACTGCGCCGTCATTGAGTGTGGAGACGGCGGCATTTCTATTCCCTACGACATCTCGCAGGCTTATGAAAACGTGTGGCAGCCTCAGCGTCGCACCTTTGTCTTTTCCGACCGTCCGCTTTACAAGCCCGGTGACACCGCGCACTTCAAGGCGCACACACGCCTGCTTTCGGGCGATGACCTCAGCCTTGATCCTGCTGAGGTGGAGGGGCGGCTCGTCATTCGTGATCCGCGCTATCGTGTGGTCGTGGACAAGCCGGTGAAGTTCGCCACAAATGGAGCCTGGGCTGATGATGTGGTGCTGCCCACCGGGCCGGCGGGGTGGTATGATCTTTCGATCAATCTCAAGTCGCCCAATCCCAACAGCCAGAGTGATTCCGGCGGCGGCATGTCTTTCAGGATCGACGATTACAAGCCCAACACCTTCGAGGTCAAGCTGGACACCCAGGGCATCAAATTCCAGCCTGACCGCATTCATCTTCCGCTGAGCGCGAACTACTACATGGGCAAGGCGCTTTCGGCGGCCAAGGTGCAATGGAGCGCCAGCTCCCAGCGCGACTATCAGCCGCCAGAAGCCTACAGCGCGTATCACTTTGGCGAGGCACCTGCCTGGGCGCATTATGCGCAGGATCGCGATGCCGATGGGGACTACTCTGGAAACAGCAATGACCAGACAGAGAGCGAGTGGTTTGTGAACGGTAACATCTTCCTGGGTGAAGACGGTGCCGCCACGCTGGAGATGCCGCAGCCGCCGCCAGACCGCGCCGCCCTGCCGCAGCGGGTGCGGGTGAATGCCGAAGTCACCGACATCAATGAACAAACCATCAGCTCCGCCGCTGAGTTTGAAGTGCCTGGCGCCAACTTTCTGCTCGGGCTCAAAGGGCCTGACTACTTTGGCACCGCTGGCAAGGCCATGCAGCTTGAGGTCGTGGCGATAGACTCCAAGGGCGCACCTGCCGCAGGGCCTGTGCATGTGGAATTCAAGGTCGAGCGCCAGGAATACCACACGCTTAAAATTGCCACCGCAGGCGGCGGATCGACCACCAAGGACCAGGTCATTCTGCGGGAGGAGCTGAAGCAGAGCGTGGATCTGAAGCCTGCGACGGCCGGCTCGGCTCCTTCCATCGGCATTCCATTCACCCCTGCGGCTGGTGGTGTGTATTTTGTGACGGCGGAAGCGACGGATGCCAAAGGCGCCAAGGTGCTCTCCCGCATGCCCTTCTATGCTGTGGGTGGCAAGGAATTTCCCTGGGCGATGGAGGACGGCAACCGCATGAATCTGCTGCCGGAAAAAACAACGCTCAAGCCCGGCGAAGATGCAGTCATCGTGGTCAAAACGCCCATCGCAGGCACCGCCCTGGTCACCGTGGAGCGCAACAAGCTGCACCGTCAGTTTGTCACCGAGCTCACGCTCGACAATCCGATCATCCGGGTGCCGCTGGCGGAGGATGAGTTCCCGAATGTGTTCGTCTCCGTCATCGTCATCCGTGGATCCGCCGCCAGCACCAAGCAGCACAAGATGCCTGAATACCGCATCGGCTACTGCGAGCTCAAGGTGGATTCAGATGCGAAGGACCTGAAGATCGCAGTGAAGCCCGACCGCGACGAAGTGCGTCCGGCAGAGGAGGTGAAAATCACCACCACCATCACCGATGCCAAAGGTGTGGTGATGCCTGGAGCGGACGTCACGCTTTATGCCGTGGATGAAGGCGTGCTCAGCCTCATGAAGCACGAGACGCCTGATCCCTCGGCGTATTTCCATGCGGAGTTTCCGCTCGCTGTGGACAGCTTCACCTCGTTTGGCAGCCTGCTTTCTGAAGAGGCTGCGGAGCGTGATCGCGGCAACAAGGGCTTCCTTGTGGGTGGTGGGGATGGGGATGGCAACGGACCGAACATGGAAGTGCGCAAAAACTTTGTGGCGACTCCGCTGTGGCTGGCCTCCGGTACCACGGACGGGCAGGGCAGGCTGACCGCCAGTGTGACTGCGCCGGACAATCTCACGCGCTACCGCATCATGGCCGTGGCGGCTCATGGTGCCGACCGGTTTGGCCATGCGGAGTCCGCGTTCAAGATCAACAAGCCGCTCATGATTGAGCCAGCCGTGCCGCGGTTTGCCCGTCTGGGAGACGAATACCTCGTCAAAGCCGTGGTGCACAACACCACGCCCAATGCGGGTGCGGTGGAGGTTTCCCTCGAGCTCGATGACACCGCCAGCTTCATCCAGGAAAAGCGCGATTTCATTCCCGCGTCTCTTAAAGCTCCGGCTGGTGGCACTGCCAAGCTGCAGAAGATCACCCTGCAGATCAAAGCCGGTCAGACTGCCGCCACCGCCTTCCCGGTGCAGTTTGTGCAGCTGGGTACGGCCAAATGGAAATGGACCGTGCGCAGTGTGGAATGGCCTGCGGCTGTCAGCGATGGCATGGAATCGACCTTTGAGGTGAATCATCCGGTGCCGGAGCTGCGCTATGTCAGCTACCCGCTGCTGAAGGCGGATCAGCCGAATGAAAATCTCATCAAGGAGGTGAATCCCGCCCTGCTCGAAGGCGAGGGGTCGCTGACTCTCGGCATCAGCAACAGCCGTCTCTATGAGGCGCGCGATGCCATCGACTACGTGCTGCATTATCCTTATGGCTGCGTGGAGCAGACCACCTCCTCCACCATGCCCTGGCTGGCGCTGGGCAAATATGACACCCTGTTCCCGGACCAGCTCGGCGGTGGCAAGGCCAAGCAGGCCATCCAGGCTGGCGTGAACAGGCTGCTGCAAATGACCACGGACGAAGGCGGCCTGGCTTACTGGCCCGGCGGCACAGAGTCCAGTTTCTGGGGCAGCGCCTATGGCGGCATGATGCTCCTGCGTGCACGAGACATGGGGGCGGATGTACCTGCGGACACGATCAACAAGCTCGTCGAGTTTCTTTCCAAGAAGCTGCGCGGGTTGGATGAGGAAAAGGATCTCTACAACATCACGGACTCTGCCCTGGCGCTCTACACGCTGGCCAAGGCTGGCAAGCCTGAGCCAGCCTATCAGAACCTGCTTTTTGGCAAACGAGAGCACCTACCCGAAATCGCCCGGCTTTATCTGGCTCTCTCCATGTGCCTGACTAATGCACCCGAGCAGCAGATCAAGGATACGCTCGGCTGGAGGCCCGTCGAGCACGCGGCCCCTTCAAAAGCGGACAGCAAAGCCAAGACCGCCAAGGCGGAGCCCAAGCCCAAAGCAACCGCGCCTGCTCCGCGTCCGGTCGTCTGGAGCCACTGGGCTGGCAACGGTGCCAACAAAGCACTGCGCCTCATCTGCTACACCCACCTTGGGCTCACTGAAGATGCGGAGCATCTGGCGCTTTCCATCCTGCAGTCCCGCAACGGGCGCGGTGAATGGGGGAACACTTTCACCAATGCCTGGACGCTCACCGCGCTTGCCGCTTATGAGCGCAGCCTGAAAAAATCCGGTGAACCGCTCACAGCGACCGGCCATTGGGACACCCAGGCCGTGCCTTTGAATCTGGCGGCTGGATTCTCCAGCAACCGTGTAAACTTTGCGCTGAACCAGGCGCTGAGCTCCAAGCCACTCAGCGTTGAGCTGCCTGCTGGGCGGGAGGTCTTTGGCCGCATCGAGGCACGCAGCTTTCCACCACAGCGTGACTTTGCCGGTGAGAACAAAGGCTACGCCATCGAGCGCAGCTATGAAAAGCTCAACATGGACGGATCCACCTCCGGCATCGAGGATCTGCGTGTCGGAGACATGGTCGTCGTCACCCTGAAAATCGAGATTGGTGGCGGAGATCGTTATCTTGCCATCGACGACGGTCTGCCCGGTGTCTTTGAAGCCATCAATCCCGAGTTCGGCACGCAGAGCGAGCGCGAGGGCGACCAGCTCCCTGATGGGACGCAGGCGTGGTTCTGCGACCACCGCGAGATCCGCACTGACCGTGCGCTGTTCTTCACCGACTACGCACCTGCCAAGGGCAAGTTCAGCCTGCAATACCTGGCCCGTGTCATCGCCGAGGGGGACACCATTGCGCCGCCAGCGCGGATCGAAGCCATGTACCAGCCTGAGAAATACGGCCTCAGCCCAACCCAGCGTATCCGCACCCTGCCCGCCAGCAATGCGAAGGTGGCGGGCAAGTAA